The nucleotide window GACACGATGGGGCTCGCGGCGAACCCTTAGCGATGACGGCCGCGTACGGGTGAGGGTGCGCTGCGCGCTCTGGGTTTGCCAGGTGGGCGCTTGCGACCACCGCTGAGATCCAGGGGGGGAGCCTTGAGCACAGTGGGCTCAAACCCGTCCACGGTCTGACGCGTCAGCTCTTCACCCGTCAGCCGCTCGATCGCTTTGAGGAGAAGCGCTTCTTCAGCGGCAACCAGGGACACTGCATGCCCCGTTTCCCCCGCACGACCCGTACGACCGATGCGGTGCACGTAATCTTCCGCCACATTCGGCAGATCCAGATTCACCACATGGGGAAGCTGCTGAATATCGATGCCTCTGGCGGCGATATCCGTAGCGACGAGCACCCGGATGTTTCCTTGCTTGAAACCCTGAAGGGCACGGGTTCTGGCCCCCTGACTCTTGTTGCCATGGATGGCCGCCGCGGAAAGGCCTTCCTTGCTGAGACGGTCAGCAACCCGATTGGCTCCGTGCTTGGTGCGCGAGAACACGAGCACCTGACGCCAGTCACCCGCACGAATGAGATGGCTGAGCAAATCACTTTTGCGCGCCATGTCACAAGGATGCACCACTTGCTCCACCGATCGCGCCGTCTGATTTTCTGGCGTGACTTGAAGATGCACTGGATCGTGGAGAAGGCCCGACGCCAACTTGCGAATTGGTGCACTGAACGT belongs to Synechococcus sp. WH 7805 and includes:
- a CDS encoding DEAD/DEAH box helicase, producing MFSDLGLGEPLLEALQDKGYTHPSPIQAQAIPAVIDGRDVMAAAQTGTGKTAGFTLPVLERLRHGKPAGRGQIRALVLTPTRELAAQVLENVRAYSSHLPLRSDVVFGGVKANPQINRLRGGVDLLVATPGRLLDLHQQGALHFDQLECLVLDEADRMLDMGFIHDIRRLIRLMPVKRQTLLFSATFSAPIRKLASGLLHDPVHLQVTPENQTARSVEQVVHPCDMARKSDLLSHLIRAGDWRQVLVFSRTKHGANRVADRLSKEGLSAAAIHGNKSQGARTRALQGFKQGNIRVLVATDIAARGIDIQQLPHVVNLDLPNVAEDYVHRIGRTGRAGETGHAVSLVAAEEALLLKAIERLTGEELTRQTVDGFEPTVLKAPPLDLSGGRKRPPGKPRARSAPSPVRGRHR